In the genome of Chrysoperla carnea chromosome 5, inChrCarn1.1, whole genome shotgun sequence, the window GCtggactttaaaaattttcaggcAGTTACCGTCGAATGGCctagctgtggttatacacagtttggccTGTCGCATGGCCTGCACAAAAtcccagtaatcaagatgggcTTTATCATAGCCAGtccttgattcggtaaattacgaAACATCTTACTATGAGGATGACTTGCTATGAGATTTATTCCCTTTAACGCCAGGGTGGCCCGGTACCCAGATCAGCGTGACTGAGTTATTCAGTGCCAGGCGATTTAGCTCTTCGAAGCATTCATAGACTATCCTAGATTGGAATCTTGACGACTCAAGGACACGAAGGGCGGCTGGCCTATCTTAGTAGATGCTGATATGTGCCCCCTATAACCTTTCGAGTTACATATCTGTGCACCTCTCAGCATAgcgaaaatttctgattgaaaaactGTCGCATATTGTCCAAGAGAAATCGATTCCTTCACTCTAGGTCTATAAACTCCCGCATCAGATCCCCTTGACCCATCTGTATAAAGATATAATCCGAGAGGAGGACCACGTAATATTTACTGCAGGAAAGAATATCTGCCTATAACAACCTAATCTTAACTTTTGACATACTCACCTATATGACGATAAGAGGTAGCTAAGAGGAATATCCAAAAGTAaccaatattttcttaaaatatttgtggATTCTAATGTATAAACAGTGCAATCtgtaagaaaaaatgaaaaatacactttcaatttggataaaaattgaaCCTTCCTTAACTGAATATTCCAGGTTACTAATTCTTTAACAAATGGCTTTTGTAAAAAGTTAATGAAATAGTAAAAGTTGTTCTAATCGAATGGGATATTCTCACAGAAGCCTTAACTTGCAAGgtcgtttaataataataataaaactgggtccctagcacctagaccatGGGTCTTCTGTGCCCTCCTTAAGAATAGCCTGTCAACCGCAGGCAGGACGTTTTCGgagatattattttaagaagatGAATCTTTAGAATTCTGTCTAGGCCAGATTCCACTCAGAAAACCTACAGCTTCTCCGCCGGGGTCTCTCTCAGGTggtagttcaatcgacagtgtcTTGTCAAGAGATCCACCATCTAGCTGTTGTTATACAGTTTGACCTGTCGCATACTCTTCGCAAAGTTagtaattctttatttaaaaaataacaaacaagttTACTTGGAAACATTTTATGAGCAAGAGTTGATTTTCAAAAGACCTTAAAAGTCGAATTCAAATTTAACGCCTCTGTGAGATTCTCctcttaaagaatattttaataggcaaattttttatttagaaataacaatattgttttatttcagaaaCAATAATGTTCCAAGAGTActccattttttgtttgatgatTACTCGGTGAAATCgagcaaaataagaaaaagcgGCCCGAGAAAACACTAGCCACGGAGCATAATCGTTTTTCGTCCGACTTCAAGCTTgctaatatgtaaaaaataaataaataaatcttacaCGATGGTATCTTTGAATCAAGacataaaaatgcaaccgcataAAATATACTACAATGATTCTTATGTCGACTGACACCATGTCTATCGAATGTGATTAATGTATCAATACGTAATTCTTCTATATGTGTTAATATGATACGTGCTATCACATCTTCACGCCACGACACTTTTGGATTATCTTgtaaaagtgtattatttattaaaattatattttcatcagGTATCTGTAATTTGGCACCAGATTTCCATAATTCTTTTGTCCTTATGGAACCTAAACCATCTGAATTAcctttaaaagaaaatcaaatgttattaatttataaatatggtcAATTAATTAAAAGAGAGTTAAATCAACTTCTTCTAgcggaataataaatttaataaaattaaaccttTTGATAAGCATAACAAATAAACTTGACAATCATGACGCGATGTATGTTTGATAATTGTTGGTCCAAAAAACATACATTCATCATCTGGGTGTGCGACTACGAATAAAACTCGTTTTGGTGCTAAATTGCAACCACCAATGTGTTTCCAATGCACGGCACTTAAATATAGGGCAATACATAGCGTTATATacgctataaaaaataatattaaatgctCCACGGCGTCTTTAAgataatcaataatatattgaatacaACTATCCAAATATGTTGTACTTAATAATGTCCAATTTCCAATAGCTAGTGATTCGTTCATGGCATGAACAAACTAATGTCAAGTTGACTCTACGATCCACATAGCACAATTTCCTTTTATTCACCTACACGTTTTATTACTTCATTATTCTTATCTTATAAAATGgattagataatttatttttatagcaaaaatttttgtgtataacctaaaaattatcttcaaaatgacatatgtcaaaaaatttgttgggtTATGATTATAAAGGTTGGATCATATGTAAAGGTAGTAAAACGGAGCGGACGCAGGCCATGAACGACAAacgattttcaattaataattattacttcatACATCTCTGTTACTAATCGTATGCCGCTCGTCTCCTATTACGTACTAATTCAGCATAATATGAATTCATACTACAGGCGAATAACTGATTGTCCACTCAACACagtgaaataataattgaaccTTAATTTTTTAAGCATTAATTATAATCTCATACAATTCAGTGGACGTTCCAAGTTTGCTTGTCGTTCATTGCCCGCCGAGTACGTTGTGATTGTGAATTCAACAAAAATCTAAAGTAAAAATGTTTGCGTAGCTTTTGCGTCAACCTTAGCgtttaaaaagtagaaataattatcgtttattttcacattttagaagCGTAGATTTGTAGAGGACCGATTTTAAtactaaagaaataaaaatttggatttggaCGGATAAAATGAATACATGTGTAGTGGACGGCGAGAGACAGTTTTGTCTCTACCAAACTGTTTTGTATaatatacgtgtgataacgcattattaacatACTTCTGCGATGGTCCAACTCGTGCTACGGactcgttgtgcaaatttcgcaggtgtacgttaataatgctattatcccactagtatcgtaaataactattgaaTATCTATTCCCTTCCAGCAAGAGCTCTCTGCTAGTGTTAAGGTATTTCTAGCATGAATGGATTTGTCGATAGATTTAgcctatttttttaatggtaatttctcgttaaattctgtcgagaaaattttttaccatatcttaagcataggaactgcaaagaccatgctggaaatacctccCTCGCATAcgtttaaaaactaaacaagaAGATGGTGGTATGAACCAACCTTAGAGAAAGAAatagatttttagaaaaaatgtccgtgataaactatttaaaacgaATTCAAAATTCGTCTTACCTAAGATATTATTGTTCAAATActgtaaataatgataaaattgattcgaattttgTGAACCGTAATCCacgaaatttagaaaaattacgcATCGCACACAAACCAGATGGCTATCACTTAGAAAAACCAGGTCGTTCATATTGGAATAAGTAAGGTTATTATACTTTCCATAAACTATTAGAAAActcaaacttattttttttaacttaaggtTACATTTGGAGGCATCAGGACGGCACATAACCGCAAGTATTTTACATCATACAGATGGGCCAGTAATAACAGCTAGTACCAAAGAATGggcaataaaaaaacaattattcaaaacgACAGATACATCAGCGTATATTAATTTGGCACGAGTATTAGCTCAGAGATGTTTATATTTCGGTGTAACAGAAGTTCGGTGTGATTTGGAAGGAAAAGAGGGAGGAAAAGT includes:
- the LOC123301796 gene encoding N-acetylglucosaminyl-phosphatidylinositol de-N-acetylase — protein: MNESLAIGNWTLLSTTYLDSCIQYIIDYLKDAVEHLILFFIAYITLCIALYLSAVHWKHIGGCNLAPKRVLFVVAHPDDECMFFGPTIIKHTSRHDCQVYLLCLSKGNSDGLGSIRTKELWKSGAKLQIPDENIILINNTLLQDNPKVSWREDVIARIILTHIEELRIDTLITFDRHGVSRHKNHCSIFYAVAFLCLDSKIPSYCTVYTLESTNILRKYWLLLDIPLSYLLSSYRYILNWKERCQIIDAMRQHKSQLVWFRRLYLLVSRYTMINTLNQMNTIDLELDLEIDPD
- the LOC123301800 gene encoding 39S ribosomal protein L18, mitochondrial — encoded protein: MSVINYLKRIQNSSYLRYYCSNTVNNDKIDSNFVNRNPRNLEKLRIAHKPDGYHLEKPGRSYWNKLHLEASGRHITASILHHTDGPVITASTKEWAIKKQLFKTTDTSAYINLARVLAQRCLYFGVTEVRCDLEGKEGGKVEAFLNTLSNEGLKLSEPVQFKPHRPWDKDRPEKPWEYEY